The following coding sequences lie in one Bacillus marinisedimentorum genomic window:
- a CDS encoding FTR1 family iron permease, producing the protein MDFQAFLITLREALEAILIVGLILSYLTRLNAEKYHKWVYAGTAMALVSSFVIALLFQVVFTGFASFGSEVYLKVGIMFASVFLLTHMLSWMKKESKDVNGSMQKKINAALTAGSVTTLVVHTYLVVLREGVETVFFFAAISGGDINEVLTSYGALSGLLLAGMIGYLFFSGTMKISLKAFFNVTGVLIMFIAAGLFVQGIGILQDLGIAGSLVETADGKPAEMYNLVGFMPEHYNDELHYQRDTGNDVMISGQVGLFFSAMFGYSHNPSFEQVAGYWLYFIFVFGWSSLIHRRKSETVPAKAAVSEKEDKELKKERAVNA; encoded by the coding sequence ATGGATTTCCAGGCATTTTTGATCACACTCCGTGAAGCACTTGAAGCCATTTTGATTGTAGGATTGATCCTTTCCTATTTGACCCGTTTGAATGCTGAAAAGTATCATAAATGGGTATATGCAGGCACCGCCATGGCATTGGTCAGCAGTTTTGTTATCGCACTTCTTTTCCAGGTTGTGTTCACTGGGTTTGCAAGCTTCGGGTCTGAAGTTTACCTGAAGGTGGGGATCATGTTTGCATCCGTGTTCCTTTTGACACACATGCTGTCCTGGATGAAAAAAGAGTCCAAAGATGTTAACGGAAGCATGCAGAAGAAAATTAACGCTGCGCTGACAGCCGGTAGTGTTACAACACTCGTTGTACATACTTATCTTGTTGTGCTGCGGGAAGGCGTTGAAACGGTCTTTTTCTTCGCAGCAATCAGCGGCGGAGATATCAATGAAGTCCTTACAAGCTACGGAGCGCTGAGCGGCCTGCTCCTTGCCGGTATGATCGGGTATTTGTTCTTCAGCGGTACGATGAAAATATCGCTTAAGGCGTTTTTCAACGTAACAGGCGTTCTGATTATGTTTATCGCTGCCGGCCTGTTTGTTCAAGGGATCGGCATCCTCCAGGACCTTGGAATCGCCGGTTCGCTAGTTGAGACAGCTGACGGAAAACCGGCTGAAATGTATAATCTCGTCGGTTTTATGCCTGAACATTATAATGATGAACTTCATTATCAGCGTGATACAGGCAATGACGTCATGATCAGCGGACAGGTCGGCTTGTTTTTCTCAGCGATGTTCGGATACAGCCATAATCCTTCGTTTGAACAGGTAGCAGGCTACTGGCTGTATTTCATCTTCGTGTTTGGCTGGTCGAGCCTGATTCACCGCCGGAAATCGGAAACAGTGCCCGCGAAGGCGGCCGTTTCAGAAAAAGAAGACAAAGAATTGAAAAAAGAGCGTGCGGTTAACGCATGA